One Ctenopharyngodon idella isolate HZGC_01 chromosome 9, HZGC01, whole genome shotgun sequence DNA window includes the following coding sequences:
- the LOC127518761 gene encoding macrophage mannose receptor 1-like isoform X4 gives MDQTLYFILLLIALCSVSECVQRRFHFINVRKNWTEAQRYCRENYTDLATVDNINDINELKKSVNDGGVQYVWIGLQRSGVDKWQWSSGDSVIYQNWAPGQPDGRDDCAMMMNGQWNDLPCSDKRNFICNNNKLILIKENLTWPEALRYCRQNHMDLVSVHSEEIQRRVMNVVKQASTEAVWLGLHNYCSMNMWIWLSGEIVCYQNWAPGNGSTPEECSLEKRKGAVQSGGDQRWISLPETRKLNFICSRNDE, from the exons atggACCAAACTCTCTATTTCATTCTTCTTCTCATTG ctctctgcTCCGTATCTGAATGTGTTCAGCGTCGGTTTCACTTTATAAACGTGAGGAAGAACTGGACTGAAGCTCAGAGATACTGCAGAGAGAATTACACAGATCTGGCCACCGTTGACAACATCAACGACATAAACGAGCTGAAGAAGAGTGTGAATGATGGAGGTGTTCAGTATGTCTGGATTGGGCTGCAGAGGTcgggtgttgataaatggcagtgGTCTTCAGGTGATTCTGTGATCTATCAGAACTGGGCTCCTGGACAACCTGATGGCAGAGACGATTGTGCTATGATGATGAATGGACAGTGGAATGATCTGCCATGCAGTGATAAACGTaatttcatctgcaacaaca ATAAACTGATCCTGATCAAAGAGAATCTGACGTGGCCTGAAGCTCTGagatactgcagacagaatcatATGGATTTGGTCTCGGTTCATTCAGAAGAGATTCAGCGTCGTGTGATGAATGTGGTTAAACAGGCGTCTACTGAGGCGGTGTGGTTGGGTTTACACAACTACTGCAGCATGAACATGTGGATCTGGTTGAGCGGAGAGATCGTGTGCTATCAGAACTGGGCTCCAGGGAACGGATCGACACCGGAAGAGTGCAGCCTCGAGAAGAGAAAAGGAGCAGTTCAGTCTGGAGGAGATCAGCGCTGGATCAGCCTTCCTGAAACTCGCAAACTcaacttcatctgcagcagaAATGATgagtga